The following coding sequences are from one uncultured Desulfobacter sp. window:
- a CDS encoding transporter substrate-binding domain-containing protein, translating into MFNFFYGPRRIALLTGVLFFLAQPWAGSAPVLRLATDPCPPYALGKKGGALESGYALYIGTEVSKRIHCILKADLLPWKRVLVCMKNGTYDMTFPIQRKPERQTFMIFTDVILEDRVFLWHLKTRKDDLCAWQTIDDLQPYTIGIVSGYTYRDTMDNAIDNGVIRTEKVNSAEYNFKKLLCKRFDGFLESESVAMSFFQKYPEYTNHITHAPRIVSKDVFRIGISKKSPFAQMLPEINRVIREMKADGTIERMIAMPK; encoded by the coding sequence ATGTTTAATTTTTTTTACGGACCCAGGCGCATTGCCCTACTTACCGGGGTTCTTTTTTTCCTGGCACAGCCATGGGCGGGAAGTGCTCCGGTGCTTAGGCTCGCCACAGATCCCTGCCCCCCCTACGCCTTGGGAAAAAAAGGCGGTGCGCTGGAAAGCGGGTATGCCCTATACATCGGCACAGAGGTGAGCAAACGCATCCACTGCATTTTAAAGGCCGATCTCCTGCCATGGAAACGGGTGCTGGTCTGCATGAAAAACGGCACCTACGATATGACCTTTCCCATTCAACGCAAACCGGAAAGACAGACTTTCATGATTTTTACGGATGTGATTCTTGAGGACCGGGTGTTCCTATGGCACCTGAAAACCCGCAAGGACGATCTGTGCGCATGGCAAACCATCGATGACCTTCAACCTTACACCATTGGTATCGTTTCAGGCTATACCTACCGGGACACGATGGACAACGCCATTGACAACGGCGTTATAAGGACAGAAAAAGTGAACTCGGCTGAATACAATTTTAAAAAACTTTTATGTAAACGATTTGATGGTTTTCTGGAGAGTGAATCCGTTGCGATGAGCTTTTTTCAAAAGTATCCGGAATACACAAACCATATCACCCACGCCCCCCGGATTGTATCCAAGGATGTGTTCAGAATCGGAATTTCAAAAAAATCACCGTTTGCGCAGATGCTGCCGGAGATCAACCGGGTGATCCGGGAAATGAAAGCGGACGGCACCATTGAACGGATGATAGCAATGCCAAAATAA
- a CDS encoding PhnD/SsuA/transferrin family substrate-binding protein: protein MIAKKRYWVFRIPHTILEQLMKLLRILTITFVIYQIFTSYAMARINFGTLSIIDPSILAQRMVPATVYLSNCLHDKICLKLGRDYKEIMDKLVKGDLDIGFIGPAPYVKIKDHVEIVATLASLGSPFFHSVIVIRKDSDVKTLSGLAGKKFAFGSPHSTLSFYVPAHILHTHRVLSRLEDYNFLGKHDRVAKNVILGRYDAGGVKESVYFQYRNYLKILHKSEPLYDFVVVVRKNFDPSLKSILETALINLTDPSVLAAFKPGASGFIKGQESNYEEIARIIKEIDQLCRQK, encoded by the coding sequence ATGATCGCAAAAAAAAGGTATTGGGTTTTCCGCATACCACATACCATACTGGAGCAGTTGATGAAGTTATTGAGGATCTTAACTATAACTTTCGTAATATATCAGATTTTTACTTCCTATGCTATGGCCCGGATTAATTTCGGCACACTCTCAATCATTGATCCATCTATTCTTGCCCAAAGAATGGTTCCCGCAACGGTTTATCTTTCAAACTGTCTGCATGATAAAATTTGCCTTAAATTGGGCCGTGATTACAAAGAGATTATGGATAAGCTTGTAAAGGGTGACCTTGACATCGGGTTCATCGGTCCGGCACCGTATGTGAAAATCAAGGATCATGTGGAAATTGTTGCGACGTTAGCTTCCCTGGGCAGCCCTTTTTTTCACAGTGTGATCGTTATTAGAAAAGATTCGGATGTTAAAACTTTGTCGGGTTTGGCTGGAAAGAAGTTTGCTTTCGGCTCTCCTCACTCAACGCTCTCCTTTTATGTGCCCGCCCACATCCTTCATACGCACAGGGTATTGTCAAGGTTGGAAGATTATAATTTCTTAGGGAAACACGACCGGGTGGCCAAGAATGTGATTTTGGGACGGTATGATGCCGGAGGCGTCAAAGAAAGTGTCTATTTCCAATATCGAAACTATCTTAAAATACTGCATAAAAGTGAGCCGCTGTATGATTTTGTCGTTGTGGTTCGCAAAAATTTTGACCCAAGCTTGAAAAGCATTCTTGAAACAGCTTTGATTAATCTCACAGACCCTTCTGTCTTGGCAGCATTTAAGCCCGGTGCCAGTGGATTCATCAAAGGGCAAGAATCCAATTATGAAGAGATTGCGCGCATCATTAAAGAGATTGATCAATTATGCCGCCAAAAATGA
- a CDS encoding EAL domain-containing protein: MPKRLSIRFKLFCIYSFVATVVFSCGFTMYYIHVKNYLEDQIINALTLSNESIKGLIETAASVSIKIRLRTIAEKNLEIIEHIYQDVQGHLISENDAKERAAKLLLSQTIGQTGYIYVLDSAGEVKIHPKQDVKGQKLAEIGFIQKQVTQKTGYLEYWWKNPQDSEKRAKALHMTYFEPWDWIISVSSYKSEFAQLVSVADFKEEVLARDIFGTGYSFVFDSRADLIIHPELTGNMNDYATSENKKQIRKIIAQKKGMLRYFWKNPGDQSVKEKLMVFDYIPGFDWFIASSTYTKKAFARLSDMRRMFFIILAVSIAVIALVSLAVSTTITRPLIGLINHLNVNMNQDWHLQPLESRRNDEVGDLESSFNEFVRRLETYKRNLITENMIRKETELRLQLFEKVFEHANEGMSITDPDGEILAVNQAFTDITGYSAGEAVGQNPRILKSNRHDPDFYETMWQSLAVKGHWSGEIWNRKKSGQAYPEFLSISAVRDQYGETKNYVAVFHDISEMKTKEKQIEYMAYHDPLTGLPNRTLLKDRLEHAITRARRDTKMLQLIFIDLDNFKDVNDSAGHAQGDELLKEAAERLDNVTRASDTVARLGGDEFIIMVTDVDDMMEIIGLVKRIQEAFAAPFDIDGKLFHITCSIGISVFPGDGDDADTLVRHADLAMYHSKDKGRNKYYLFEEEMAKKINQRIEMEMAMRTAIENDEFQVYFQPQVNIRTLKPVGLEALVRWIKPDGTVVPPDRFIPLAEESGLIIPIGEQIFKKAVEQTCGIRGKSRLDLVLSVNVSARQMDEPAFEKMAAAIIKENAYPTDRLKIEITESLLMRDIKTTMTRLENLSRIGISTAIDDFGTGYSSLAYLKQMPITTLKIDKSFIDDIVDDENALALVETIILMANKLNMGIVAEGVEDEIQLEILNQLGDMDIQGYVFARPMPLDELELWLLERA, encoded by the coding sequence ATGCCAAAACGTCTGTCCATACGGTTTAAGCTGTTTTGTATCTATTCATTTGTGGCTACGGTTGTTTTCTCATGTGGCTTTACCATGTACTATATCCATGTAAAAAATTATCTTGAAGATCAGATAATCAATGCGTTGACGCTTTCCAACGAATCCATAAAAGGCCTGATCGAAACCGCAGCAAGCGTGTCCATCAAAATTCGCCTGCGAACGATAGCAGAAAAAAATCTGGAAATCATTGAACACATCTACCAGGATGTCCAGGGGCATCTGATATCTGAGAACGATGCAAAAGAGCGGGCGGCAAAGTTGCTGTTGAGCCAAACAATTGGTCAAACCGGGTACATCTATGTTCTTGACAGCGCAGGTGAGGTGAAAATTCACCCGAAACAAGATGTAAAAGGGCAGAAGTTAGCAGAAATAGGGTTTATACAGAAACAAGTGACCCAGAAAACCGGGTATCTGGAATATTGGTGGAAAAACCCCCAGGACAGTGAAAAACGTGCCAAGGCCCTGCACATGACATATTTTGAGCCCTGGGACTGGATCATTTCCGTATCGTCGTACAAATCGGAATTTGCCCAGCTTGTCTCGGTGGCCGATTTTAAAGAGGAGGTGCTGGCAAGGGATATCTTTGGGACCGGTTACTCGTTTGTTTTTGACAGCCGGGCCGACCTCATCATTCATCCTGAATTAACCGGCAACATGAATGATTATGCCACAAGCGAAAATAAAAAACAGATTCGCAAAATCATTGCACAGAAAAAAGGGATGCTGCGTTATTTCTGGAAAAACCCTGGAGATCAGTCCGTTAAAGAAAAATTGATGGTGTTTGACTACATCCCCGGGTTTGACTGGTTCATTGCTTCGTCAACCTATACCAAAAAAGCCTTTGCCAGGCTTTCTGACATGCGGCGGATGTTTTTTATTATCCTGGCCGTTTCCATTGCCGTCATTGCCCTTGTCTCCCTGGCGGTAAGTACCACAATTACCCGGCCCCTGATCGGACTGATCAACCATTTAAACGTCAATATGAACCAGGACTGGCACCTGCAGCCGCTGGAAAGCCGGCGTAATGACGAAGTCGGCGATCTTGAATCCAGTTTCAACGAATTTGTCCGCCGCCTGGAGACGTATAAAAGAAACTTGATTACAGAAAATATGATCCGAAAAGAGACTGAACTTCGGCTACAACTTTTTGAAAAGGTATTTGAACATGCCAATGAGGGAATGTCCATCACCGATCCTGATGGAGAGATCCTGGCTGTTAATCAAGCCTTTACCGACATCACCGGTTACAGCGCCGGCGAAGCTGTCGGACAAAACCCCCGGATTTTGAAATCGAACCGGCATGACCCCGACTTTTATGAAACCATGTGGCAGTCTCTGGCGGTCAAAGGCCATTGGTCCGGCGAGATCTGGAATCGTAAAAAATCCGGACAGGCCTACCCGGAATTTCTAAGCATCAGTGCCGTCCGGGATCAATATGGAGAGACCAAAAATTACGTGGCCGTATTCCATGATATTTCCGAAATGAAAACCAAAGAAAAGCAGATTGAATATATGGCCTATCATGATCCCCTCACGGGTCTTCCCAACCGGACGCTGCTCAAAGACCGGCTTGAACATGCCATCACCCGGGCCCGGCGCGATACAAAAATGCTCCAGTTGATCTTCATTGATCTTGATAATTTTAAGGATGTCAATGACTCGGCCGGACATGCCCAGGGCGATGAACTCTTAAAAGAGGCCGCCGAAAGGTTGGATAACGTCACCCGGGCCAGTGACACCGTGGCCCGGCTCGGCGGAGATGAATTTATCATTATGGTCACGGATGTGGACGATATGATGGAAATTATCGGCCTGGTCAAACGCATCCAGGAGGCGTTTGCAGCCCCCTTTGATATCGACGGTAAACTGTTTCACATTACCTGCAGCATCGGTATCTCCGTTTTCCCCGGAGACGGGGATGATGCAGACACGCTGGTTCGCCATGCCGATCTTGCCATGTACCACTCAAAAGACAAAGGCCGTAACAAATATTATCTGTTCGAAGAGGAAATGGCCAAAAAAATCAACCAGCGCATTGAGATGGAAATGGCCATGCGCACGGCCATTGAAAACGATGAATTCCAGGTCTATTTCCAGCCCCAGGTCAATATCAGGACACTAAAGCCTGTGGGTCTTGAAGCCCTGGTGCGCTGGATAAAACCCGATGGCACCGTTGTGCCGCCGGACCGGTTTATCCCCCTGGCCGAAGAGTCCGGCCTGATCATTCCCATCGGCGAACAGATTTTTAAAAAAGCGGTTGAACAGACCTGTGGCATAAGAGGAAAAAGCCGGTTGGACCTGGTGCTCTCGGTCAATGTTTCCGCCCGGCAGATGGATGAACCCGCATTTGAAAAAATGGCCGCAGCGATCATCAAAGAGAACGCATACCCGACGGATCGTCTGAAGATAGAGATCACCGAATCTTTGCTGATGCGGGATATCAAGACCACCATGACCCGGCTTGAAAATTTGTCGCGCATCGGCATCTCAACCGCCATTGATGATTTTGGTACGGGGTATTCTTCCCTGGCCTATCTGAAACAGATGCCCATAACCACCTTGAAAATTGACAAATCCTTTATCGACGACATTGTGGATGATGAAAATGCCCTTGCCCTGGTTGAGACCATTATTCTGATGGCCAATAAATTGAACATGGGGATCGTGGCCGAAGGCGTGGAAGATGAGATTCAATTGGAAATTTTGAATCAGCTGGGTGACATGGATATTCAGGGGTATGTGTTTGCCCGGCCCATGCCCTTGGACGAACTTGAGTTATGGTTGCTGGAACGTGCCTGA
- a CDS encoding mechanosensitive ion channel domain-containing protein — translation MEWLKQINVEKYIEMVTYWVTTYSLKIFAALLILVIGKWLARRMTNLISKLMEKNKIDITLVRFLDSIIYYTCMVVIVIAAAGQLGINTTSFLTIVGAAGLAIGLALKDSLSNFASGVMLVLFRPYRVDDYVDIGGVAGTVVGISLFTTELKTPDNQKVIVPNAGITSNIITNVTANPIRRVDLVIGIGYDDDIKKAKEVIQGVLAEEKRLLPAPEPLVAVSELADSSVNFVVRPWVKTAEYWSVYFALTENIKLAFDANGISIPYPQQDVHMYQEAKA, via the coding sequence ATGGAGTGGTTAAAGCAAATCAACGTTGAAAAATATATAGAGATGGTGACCTATTGGGTAACCACTTACTCGTTAAAGATATTCGCCGCGCTGCTGATTCTGGTAATCGGCAAATGGCTGGCCAGAAGAATGACCAACCTGATTTCGAAATTGATGGAAAAAAACAAGATCGATATCACGCTGGTGCGGTTCCTTGACAGTATCATTTACTATACATGCATGGTCGTGATCGTCATTGCCGCCGCAGGCCAACTGGGCATCAACACCACCTCCTTTCTGACCATTGTCGGTGCCGCCGGCCTGGCCATCGGCCTTGCGTTGAAGGACTCTTTGTCCAATTTTGCTTCGGGGGTCATGCTGGTGCTGTTCAGACCTTACCGCGTTGATGACTATGTGGATATCGGCGGGGTTGCCGGTACCGTTGTGGGCATTTCCCTGTTTACCACAGAGTTGAAGACGCCGGATAATCAAAAAGTGATCGTTCCCAATGCCGGTATTACATCCAATATCATTACCAATGTTACGGCCAATCCCATCCGCCGGGTCGATCTTGTTATCGGCATTGGGTATGATGATGATATCAAAAAAGCCAAAGAGGTCATTCAGGGTGTTCTGGCGGAGGAAAAGCGACTTCTTCCTGCACCCGAGCCGCTTGTTGCCGTGTCGGAACTTGCCGATTCCAGTGTTAATTTCGTGGTCCGTCCCTGGGTTAAAACAGCGGAGTACTGGTCGGTCTATTTTGCCCTCACTGAGAATATAAAACTTGCCTTTGATGCCAATGGTATCAGCATTCCCTATCCCCAGCAGGATGTTCATATGTACCAGGAAGCTAAAGCATAA
- a CDS encoding diguanylate cyclase produces MADLLYRQYEEAIGKMLHEYDRAIADEKSGIREKMLDTFMPVYENSQELGLRQLQFHLADGMNLIRFHKPEMYGEPLMPFRKSIRIVNETQKFVSGFEAGRFWTGFRFIYPVFFNGRFLGSVEMGFDFDAIKREMSTYTISHSIMTLKKDIIEKTLLNKEDIKNYQPCKINNNFIVEKNYRPLLGQHLKQCKWLYANISHVREAMDTLRPFNRVIRKNNEFNLIHFLSVKDIAGQRVGYIITVLNNIDAPPLSYFFYAKIVIGALGLILFMLYWNHRINKLNLDLKHKSDELKILSITDALTRQYNRFKAEAILLNEFERFKRYGGKICVLLLDIDKFKAVNDTFGHEIGDKVLIEFSALIKRNLRRVDVLGRWGGEEFIVICPGTSLENGVKVAENLRSRVQGNCFAPVSEVTVSIGVSVFHEDDHAHADAVKRADNALYQSKHSGRNRVSCIAGDIQADKCL; encoded by the coding sequence GTGGCGGACTTATTATATCGCCAGTACGAAGAGGCCATCGGCAAAATGCTCCATGAATATGACAGGGCAATTGCCGATGAAAAATCCGGTATAAGAGAAAAAATGCTGGATACATTCATGCCTGTATATGAAAATTCCCAGGAACTGGGACTCAGGCAACTTCAATTTCACCTGGCCGACGGAATGAATCTGATTCGATTCCATAAACCCGAAATGTATGGTGAGCCGTTGATGCCGTTCAGAAAAAGTATCCGGATTGTCAATGAAACACAAAAATTCGTATCCGGGTTCGAAGCAGGCCGGTTTTGGACGGGATTCAGGTTTATTTATCCTGTTTTTTTCAACGGCCGATTTCTGGGCTCCGTGGAGATGGGATTTGATTTTGACGCCATTAAACGAGAAATGTCTACCTATACCATCAGTCACTCGATAATGACCTTAAAAAAAGATATCATTGAAAAAACATTGTTGAATAAAGAAGATATCAAAAACTATCAACCGTGCAAAATTAATAACAATTTCATTGTTGAAAAAAATTATCGGCCACTTCTTGGCCAACACCTTAAACAGTGCAAATGGCTTTATGCCAATATCAGTCATGTACGTGAAGCAATGGATACCTTAAGGCCGTTCAACCGCGTGATTCGAAAAAACAACGAATTCAATTTGATCCATTTTTTATCAGTCAAAGACATTGCGGGGCAGAGGGTGGGCTATATCATTACGGTTTTAAACAATATTGATGCCCCGCCGCTCTCTTATTTTTTCTATGCAAAAATCGTTATCGGCGCCCTAGGCCTGATATTGTTTATGCTCTACTGGAACCATCGAATCAATAAATTAAATCTGGACTTAAAGCATAAATCGGATGAGCTTAAGATTCTCTCCATTACGGACGCTTTAACAAGGCAGTATAACCGATTCAAGGCCGAAGCGATTCTGCTCAATGAATTTGAGCGGTTCAAACGATATGGCGGAAAAATTTGCGTGCTTTTGCTGGATATTGATAAGTTCAAGGCAGTCAATGACACCTTTGGACACGAGATCGGCGATAAAGTGTTGATCGAATTTTCTGCTCTGATCAAGAGAAATTTAAGACGTGTCGATGTACTCGGCCGGTGGGGTGGAGAAGAATTTATCGTAATCTGCCCGGGGACGTCCCTGGAAAATGGGGTCAAGGTTGCTGAGAATTTAAGATCCAGGGTCCAAGGCAACTGCTTTGCGCCCGTTTCTGAAGTCACGGTCAGTATTGGTGTAAGTGTTTTCCATGAAGATGATCATGCACACGCGGATGCAGTGAAGCGGGCCGACAATGCTCTGTATCAATCAAAACACTCGGGCAGAAATCGTGTAAGCTGCATTGCAGGGGACATTCAGGCGGATAAATGCCTGTGA
- a CDS encoding ATP-binding protein, with amino-acid sequence MKKEYLIIPLVFVLISVVVAGYNVHVIVDVQKKHIFEMLSHQVDISARNLQGFADEFEEDVQYALTTIPFHDLLVRDAPDYDLTNQVRRFYSRYQHILSSIQVFNRSISRELYNSQGNYFFISELRENEFPRHVVDGIVYRLEKDTLHFLRDIRHDGKKVGAIEIRMDFPRIIYHELRKSNISREFWPWCVDKAGRILSFLVHQRAVPASKRQVDGIKTIVDDIGDNYLGEQVHSIALKGERHQVFSAYYPIRIFGQQVGVVLSVGEDVWLAGVKTKMAAVIASFLLIIVFVSVVFLFILWQRMAAELKLKKSEAKVTKIFQNIQAGVLIIDKKRHTIEFANGLAAGMAGTAVSDLIGKPCDQLFCPDENQRSPLSDNGGQIQATERTLLTVDGERRNILKTVIPLEYEGRESLLETFVDITELKKQTARANALAEKAEAASRAKSEFLANMSHEFRTPMNHIIGMSQLALDTRPTCEQQDYLEKISEAAESLMVLLNSVLDYAGIDTGKMHLKKAGFQLSALMRQVKDHILSKFPVQKQLNLRFDIDSKIPDGLMGDGPKLQQVLRLLAENAVKFTDTGEVVIKVSLEEQSAQAVRLKFSVKDTGIGIFEEQMDTLFDAFTQADTSNTRKYGGAGLGLAISKRLVELMQGTLSVKSTPGKGSEFFFSVAFDVDHSSINQKVPDLAMVDLVDSEQKETGQTPASLPVLDLREALGRMGGDQRLLERVLGKFQQNYSHEMETLDRLLMDGDRVAAARLVHKLKGAVSVIGAPDLTKTIVALEAALNDGETELGHHLAAVSSGMARVRSEISHLLEHSASDGGDAAVVPIDVNKSLPLVKALERYLKESDLEAMEKLDEIKTVLNGTSVSGALEHMAAQLQQYDFEGALSGYYEVLSMIER; translated from the coding sequence TTGAAAAAAGAATACCTGATCATTCCCCTTGTGTTTGTGCTCATTTCGGTTGTTGTTGCCGGCTACAATGTACATGTCATTGTTGACGTGCAAAAAAAGCATATTTTTGAGATGCTCTCGCACCAGGTGGATATCAGCGCCCGGAATCTCCAGGGATTTGCCGATGAATTCGAAGAAGATGTCCAGTATGCCCTGACCACCATTCCTTTTCACGACCTGCTGGTTCGGGATGCCCCGGATTATGACCTTACAAATCAGGTCCGGCGGTTTTATTCGAGATACCAGCACATCCTGTCGTCCATTCAGGTCTTCAACCGATCGATTTCCCGGGAGCTGTATAACAGCCAGGGCAATTATTTTTTTATTTCCGAACTTCGTGAAAATGAATTCCCCAGGCATGTGGTTGATGGAATCGTTTACCGACTTGAAAAGGATACACTTCATTTTCTCCGGGATATACGGCATGACGGCAAAAAAGTAGGGGCCATCGAAATCCGGATGGATTTTCCCCGGATCATTTATCACGAATTAAGAAAAAGCAATATCAGCCGGGAGTTCTGGCCCTGGTGTGTTGACAAAGCCGGGAGAATCCTCTCCTTTTTGGTTCACCAGCGGGCGGTCCCGGCTTCAAAACGCCAGGTGGATGGGATAAAAACCATCGTTGACGATATTGGCGACAACTATCTGGGCGAACAGGTTCATTCCATTGCCTTAAAAGGGGAGAGGCACCAGGTCTTTTCCGCCTATTATCCCATCCGCATATTCGGGCAGCAGGTGGGGGTTGTGCTTTCCGTGGGCGAAGATGTCTGGCTTGCCGGTGTGAAAACCAAAATGGCAGCGGTTATCGCAAGTTTTTTGCTGATCATCGTTTTTGTCAGTGTGGTCTTTTTATTCATTTTATGGCAACGGATGGCCGCCGAATTGAAATTGAAAAAAAGCGAAGCAAAGGTGACCAAAATTTTTCAGAACATCCAGGCGGGTGTGCTTATCATAGACAAAAAGCGGCATACCATCGAATTTGCCAATGGGCTTGCCGCCGGTATGGCGGGAACCGCCGTTTCCGATTTGATCGGAAAACCCTGTGACCAGCTGTTTTGTCCCGATGAAAATCAGCGCTCTCCTCTCTCGGATAATGGGGGGCAGATCCAGGCCACCGAGCGCACCCTTTTAACTGTGGACGGTGAACGGCGCAATATTCTGAAAACCGTTATTCCCCTGGAATATGAGGGCCGGGAAAGCTTACTGGAGACATTTGTCGACATTACGGAGTTGAAAAAACAGACGGCACGTGCCAATGCTCTTGCTGAAAAGGCCGAGGCCGCCAGCCGGGCAAAAAGCGAATTTCTGGCCAATATGAGCCATGAATTCAGAACCCCCATGAACCACATTATCGGCATGTCCCAATTGGCGCTGGATACCCGGCCGACCTGTGAGCAGCAAGATTACCTGGAAAAAATCTCCGAGGCCGCCGAGTCGTTGATGGTGCTTCTCAATTCCGTTTTGGATTATGCCGGTATCGATACCGGTAAAATGCATTTAAAAAAGGCGGGCTTTCAATTGAGTGCGCTTATGCGTCAGGTGAAAGACCATATTTTGTCCAAATTTCCGGTTCAAAAACAACTGAATCTCCGGTTCGACATTGATTCCAAAATTCCCGACGGGCTTATGGGGGATGGTCCCAAACTCCAACAGGTGCTGCGCCTCCTTGCTGAAAATGCCGTAAAGTTCACGGACACAGGAGAGGTCGTCATCAAGGTGTCTCTTGAAGAACAGAGCGCCCAGGCGGTGCGTCTAAAGTTTTCGGTAAAAGATACAGGCATCGGCATCTTTGAAGAGCAGATGGATACCTTGTTTGATGCATTTACCCAGGCCGATACCTCCAATACGCGAAAATACGGGGGCGCGGGTCTGGGACTTGCCATCAGCAAGCGGCTTGTGGAATTGATGCAGGGTACGTTATCGGTGAAAAGCACCCCGGGAAAAGGAAGCGAGTTCTTTTTTTCCGTAGCCTTTGACGTCGATCATTCCAGCATAAATCAAAAGGTACCGGATCTTGCCATGGTGGATTTGGTGGATTCGGAACAAAAGGAAACCGGCCAAACCCCAGCATCTCTTCCGGTATTGGATCTCCGGGAGGCACTGGGCCGTATGGGCGGAGATCAGAGGCTTCTTGAACGTGTATTGGGCAAATTTCAACAAAATTACAGCCATGAGATGGAAACCCTTGATCGGCTGCTTATGGATGGGGACCGCGTTGCCGCCGCTCGTTTGGTACATAAGCTTAAAGGCGCGGTCAGCGTGATCGGCGCGCCGGACCTCACTAAAACCATCGTTGCCCTGGAGGCCGCCTTGAACGATGGTGAAACAGAACTTGGCCATCACCTGGCCGCAGTCTCATCCGGGATGGCCCGGGTCCGGTCCGAGATTTCCCATCTGCTGGAACACTCCGCTTCCGACGGGGGCGACGCGGCAGTTGTTCCCATTGATGTAAACAAGTCGCTGCCCCTGGTGAAGGCGTTGGAGAGATACCTGAAAGAAAGTGACCTGGAGGCGATGGAAAAATTGGATGAAATCAAAACGGTTTTAAACGGCACGTCGGTTTCGGGGGCATTGGAACACATGGCGGCACAGTTGCAGCAATACGATTTTGAAGGTGCACTTTCGGGCTATTATGAGGTTTTGTCGATGATTGAAAGGTAA
- a CDS encoding two-component system response regulator, which produces MEDQHSKRTILIVEDSPENIDVLAGILKKDYRLKIATNGEKALGIVVQAGLPDLILLDIQMPGMDGYEVCHILKENPVTSKIPVIFVTALSSVQEEEKGFAAGGVDYIIKPVSPSIVRQRVKTHIALYDQNRILEEKVSQRTQQLENAFLRIKDNSLETIHILSKAAEYRDEDTGSHIYRMSNYSAAIAEQMGLPEKFVESILYAAPMHDVGKIGIPDSILLKPGKLTDEEAAVMKQHTLIGARILESSKAEFIRLGEIIALTHHEWWNGNGYPKGLKGTDIPLAGRIIAVADVFDALTTKRPYKDPFPLDVSFRIIAENRGIQFDPEVVDAFFAIKSRILKIRKQYSDD; this is translated from the coding sequence ATGGAAGATCAACACAGCAAACGGACCATTTTGATCGTTGAAGATAGTCCGGAGAATATTGATGTGCTGGCGGGCATATTAAAAAAAGATTACCGGCTCAAGATCGCCACCAACGGTGAAAAGGCCCTGGGTATTGTGGTCCAGGCAGGGCTCCCGGACCTTATTCTGTTGGATATTCAAATGCCCGGCATGGACGGGTATGAGGTGTGTCACATCTTAAAGGAAAATCCGGTTACAAGCAAAATTCCCGTCATTTTCGTTACGGCGCTCTCCAGCGTCCAGGAGGAGGAAAAGGGGTTCGCTGCAGGGGGCGTGGATTATATTATCAAGCCGGTCAGTCCGTCCATTGTCCGGCAGCGGGTCAAAACCCACATAGCCCTCTACGATCAGAATCGAATCCTGGAAGAGAAAGTCTCCCAGCGGACACAGCAATTGGAAAATGCGTTTTTAAGAATCAAGGACAACTCCCTTGAAACGATTCATATCCTTTCAAAGGCGGCTGAATACAGGGACGAAGACACGGGGTCCCATATCTACCGCATGAGCAACTACTCTGCGGCCATTGCAGAGCAAATGGGGCTGCCCGAAAAATTTGTGGAATCCATACTTTATGCCGCCCCCATGCACGATGTGGGTAAAATCGGTATTCCCGACAGTATCCTTTTGAAACCCGGAAAGCTGACGGACGAGGAGGCTGCCGTCATGAAGCAGCACACGTTGATCGGTGCACGAATTCTGGAGAGTTCAAAGGCGGAATTTATACGGCTCGGGGAGATCATTGCCCTGACGCACCACGAATGGTGGAACGGGAATGGATATCCAAAAGGCCTCAAAGGAACGGATATACCACTGGCGGGCAGAATCATTGCCGTGGCGGATGTGTTTGACGCACTGACCACCAAACGCCCCTATAAAGACCCTTTCCCCCTGGATGTCTCTTTCCGGATCATTGCAGAAAATCGGGGAATACAGTTTGATCCTGAAGTCGTGGATGCGTTTTTTGCAATTAAAAGCCGGATACTTAAAATCCGTAAACAGTACAGCGATGATTAA